In Phreatobacter cathodiphilus, the genomic window ACCACCTTGGCGCCGAGCCCGCGCACCATGTCCTCGATGACGTGGTCGCGACGGATGCGCAGCCGCGTGCCCATGATCTGGGTCGGCAGATGGCGGTTGCCGAGGTGCCAGGCGACGCGAACCATGTGGTTGGGATCGCTGGTGCGGATCTCCGCGAGCGGCTCGGCGGCGGCCACCACCATGACGACGCGGCCGTCCTCCAGCTTCAACCCCGAATCGGAGACGAGCGGCACCGCCTCCGGCAGATCGAGCAGGAAGGCCGTGCCCTCCACCCCCTCCATCGCCAGGCGGCGCCGGTGGCGATCGTCATAATCGAGCACGACGCGGTCGACGACGGCGGTCTCGGCGAAGGAACGGGGGGCGAGGACTTCGGTCGCGCGGATCATGTGTGTCTCTTGTCCTGGACGCCTTGCAGAACTGAAGCGCGTCCTTCGAGGCTCGGCTGTCGCCTCGCGCCTCAGGATGAGGCGCGACTGCAATGCACCACGGGATGAAGCGAAGACATCGCGCGTCGTCCGACACCGATGCCAGTCTCAACCCTCCTCATCCTGAGGTGCGAGCGGAGTGCGCCTCGAAGGAGGCAATAGCGCAAATACGGCACGCTGGCGAACCTCAGAACAGGAAGTAGCGCTGCGCCATGGGCAGCTCCTTCGCCGGTTCGCAGGTGATGAGCTCGCCGTCCGCGCGCACCTCGTAGGTCTCGGGATGGACCTCGATATGCGGCGTCGCGCCGTTGTGGATGAGGCTCTTCTTGGAGATGCCGCCGCGCACGTTCTCCACGGGGAGGACGATGCGGTCGAGGCCGAGCTTTTCGTGCACGCCCTTCTCATAGGCCGCCTTCGAGACGAAGGTGACCGAGGAGGCGGTCATCGCCTTGCCGAAGGCGCCGAACATCGGCCGGTAGTGCATCGGCTGCGGCGTCGGGATGGAGGCGTTGGGGTCGCCCATGGGCGCCGCCGCGATCGTGCCGCACTTGATGACGAGGGCCGGCTTCACGCCGAAGAACTTCGGCTCCCACAGGACGAGATCGGCGAGCTTGCCCACCTCCACCGAGCCGATGTGCTTCGACAGGCCGTGGGCGATGGCCGGGTTGATCGTCACCTTGGCGATGTAGCGCTTCACCCGGAAATTGTCGGCGCCGGTGCCGACGTCCTCCGGCAGCGACCCGCGCTGCACCTTCATCTTGTGGGCGGTCTGGAAGGTGCGGATGATCACCTCGCCGATGCGCCCCATGGCCTGGCTGTCGGAGGCCATGATGGAGAGCGCGCCCATGTCGTGGAGGATGT contains:
- a CDS encoding urease accessory protein UreE, which produces MIRATEVLAPRSFAETAVVDRVVLDYDDRHRRRLAMEGVEGTAFLLDLPEAVPLVSDSGLKLEDGRVVMVVAAAEPLAEIRTSDPNHMVRVAWHLGNRHLPTQIMGTRLRIRRDHVIEDMVRGLGAKVVPIEAPFDPEGGAYGHGTVTGHDHGHSHGHSHAHDHGHSHDHGHSHSHSHAHDHGHAPSHSHSHSHGHAPAPKRDVLTVQTAGHVHDDSCGCGHDHHGHDHGHDHGHHHGHDHKHG